A region of the Aggregicoccus sp. 17bor-14 genome:
GCTCCTCGCGCAGGAAGCGCACGGCGGTCTCGTAGCCGTGCAGCCCGATGCGCAGCTGCACGGTCTGGATGAGCGCCCGCGTCCACTCGGCCTCGTCCGGGCCCTTGCGCGCCGCGGCGAGGCGGGCCTCGGTGGCGCGTGCGGCCTCCTCGAACTTCTGCTCGTCGATGAGGCCGTCGATCTGCTTCCAGGAGGGCAGGCGCCCCTGGGCCGCGGCGGCGAGCGGCAGGACGAAGAGGGCGAGCAGCAGCAGCGTCAGCAGACGCGAGGCGAGGGGCATGGTGCGAGCTTAAACGCGCAGGCCCCGCCTTTCGGTCTATTCGGCGGGCGCTTTGGCCGGCGGCCGCTTGCGCAGCCCGACGATGTAGACCTCCATGCTGGCGCCGCGGGTCGCCTCGGGGCGGACGATCTTCACGTCCTCGTAGTGGCTGCGCACGAGGTTGCGGAACTCCTCGAAGTCCCCGCCCATGAAGAGCTTGGCGATGAAGTGCGAGCCGGGCTTGCCGCGCGCGAGCGCCACGTCCAGCGCCTTGCCGGCGAGCCGCAAGGAGCGCGCCTCGTCGGTGGTGCGGATGCCGCTGGTCTTCGGCGCGAGGTCCGAGACGACCACGTCCAGCGGGCCGTCGTAGAGCGCGGCGAGCTTCTGGTCGAAGTCGTCCGCGAGCACGTCCAGCACGGCGGTGGTGACGTAGGCCTGGCTGAAGGGGCGGATGGCGGCGAGGTCCACGCCGACGACGCGCCCCGAGGGGCCCACCGCGTCCGCGATGACCTGGAGGAAGCCTCCGGGCGCGGCCCCCATGTCCACGACCGCGGCGCCCTTCTTGAGGATGCCGAAGCGCTTGGCGATCTCGTCGATCTTGAAGGCGGAGCGGGCGCGGAACCCCTCCTGCTTCGCCTTCTGGAAGTAGTGGTCTTTCGGACGGTAGGGCTTGCCCATGTCAGGGCTGGTCCCTACCATCGCCTACTGTTTCCGGAAAGGCGGAGCAGTCGCGGGTGTGTGACGGTCCCACCCGCAGAGGTCTGCATCCGGAGGTCTCATGCAAGCCCGCAGCGTCGTTGCCGCCGCCCTCTTCTCGGTCGCCTCCGCCGGCATCGCCGGCGCTTGCTTCTACCGGGCCGAGGTCCTGCGCGACGAGGCCGACTGGCTGCTGGTGCGCGGCAAGGCCCAGGCGGCCGAGTACAGCCAGAGCTTCGACTCGAAGATGGCGGACCAGCAGCTCAAGACCTTCGCCGCGCGCCGCGCCACGCTCGAGCGCGCGAACCTGTGGCAGCGCGGCCAGATGCTCGCCACGCTCCTGAGCGCGCTCGGGGCCGTGGCGACCTACGCCCTCTACCTCCTCAAGCGGCTGGACGATCAGCTCATCGACGCCGAGAGCGAGCTGCACGAGAACAGCGGCAGCGGCAGCAGCGGCGGCCGGGACTCCGACGAGCAGCCGCGCGACCCGCAGCGCGCCACCGCGCTCGCGCCCAGCCTCCTGCCCTGACAGCGGCCCCCCGCTTCGGGTAGACAGGGCGCATGCCCGGATGCGCTCACTGTGGACAGGTGCTGGACATCGTCGGCAACCAGGTCGGCCGCAGCGACGAGTGTCCCAAGTGCGGCGAGGAGATCCGCTCCTGCCGCAACTGCCGCCACTTCGATCCCGGCGTGGCCAAGGAGTGCAAGGAGCCGCTCGCCGAGGTGCCGCGCGACAAGGACCGCGCGAACTTCTGCGAGCTGTTCCAGATCGGCGAGGGCGGGCTCCACGCGAAGGAGAGCCGCTCGGCGCTGCTGAGCGCCGCCGAGGCACTGTTCGGAAAGAAGTGAGGCGCCCCGCCGGCCGTCCCCTTCAGAAGCCGGAGAGCTTGGAGATGATCTCCTTCATCACCTCGGAGGTGCCGCCGCCGATGGTGATGAGGCGGATGTCTCGCCAGGCGCGCGCCACCGGCGTCTCCTCGATGTAGCCCATGCCGCCGAAGAACTGCTGGCAGTCGTAGGCCACGCGCTGGGCGAGGTCTCCGGCGAAGAGCTTCGCCATGGAGATCTCCTTCACCGCGTCCTGCTTGCGGTCGAAGAGATCCACCGCGTAGTAGCAGAGCCGGCGCGCCGCCTCGATCGCGGTGAGGTGCTCCACGAACTTGTGGCGCCACACCTGGAACTTGATCAGGGGGCGCCCGAAGGCCTCGCGCTCCTGGCCGTAGCGCAGCGAGTCCTCCACCATGCGGTCCATGCCGGCCACCGTGGTGAGCGCCCCCACCAGGCGCTCGCCCTGGAAGTTCGTCATCACGTGGTAGAAGCCCTCGTTCTCCTCGCCCAGGATGTAGCGGCGCGGGATGCGGCAGTCCTCGAAGTAGAGGATGGCGGTGTCGGAGGAGAGGTTGCCCACCTTGTCGAGCTTCTTGGAGACCGAGAAGCCCTTCACGTCCGTGGGGAAGGTCACCAGCGAGATGCCGCCGTAGCCGGCCTCACCGGTGCGCACCGCGAGCGTGATGAAGTCCGCGCGCGTGCCGTTGGTGATCCACATCTTCGAGCCGTTGATGACCAGGTCGTCGCCGTCGCGGCGCGCGGTGGTCTTGAGGCTCGCCACGTCCGAGCCGCAGCCCGGCTCGCTCACGCCCAGCGCCGCGATGCGCTCTCCGGCGAGCGCCGGCGCGAGGAACTCGCGCTTCTGCTCGTCCGAGCCGATCTCGTTGATGATGGGCGTGGCCATCTGGCTCTGCACCAGCAGCGCCATGTTCACGCCCGCGTTGCGGCTGCGGCTGAGCTCCTCGCAGAAGGCGGTCACGTACCAGTAGTCCAGCCCGCTGCCGCCGTACTTGGGATCGTGGTTGATGCCGAGGAAGCCCAGCTCGCCGAACTTCTTGAACACCTCGCGCGGGAAGATGCCCGCGCGATCCCACTCGAGCGCGTACGGGGTGAGCTCCTTCTCCACGACGGCGCGCACCGACTTGCGAAACGCCTCGTGCTCCTCGGTGAAGGGGTTCAGCATGGCGCGGACCTCCGGCTCGGGGTGTTGACTCGCAAGTCAACACCAGGCCCGGGGCCCGCGCAATGGCCCCCCGGGCTAGAGCCCGAGCGCGCGCAGGCGCTCGTCGGACACTCCGGCCTCGCGCAGGATCTCGCGCGAGTGCTGGCCGAGCCCGGGCGGCGGGCGCAGGGGCGTCTCCCCCAGGCGCAAGGGGGTGAGCAGGTGCGTGACCTGCTTGCCGCGCTGCGGGTCCTCCGCCTCCACGAAGAGCCCGCGCGCGCGCAGCTGCGCATCCTGCAGCACCTCGTCGCCCTCGAGCACGGGCTCCACGCAGAGATCCAGCGGGCGGAAGCGCTCCACCCAGTGCGCGAGCGGCTGCAGGGCGAAGCGGCGCGCGAGCTCGCCCTTCACGCGCTGGCCCGCCTCGCCGCCCGAGTACGCGTCCGCGAGCAGCTCGGGACAGCCCAGGGTCTCGAGCAGGCCGGTGAAGAACTTGGGCTCGAGCGCGCCGACGGAGAGGTAGCGCCCGTCCTGCGTGCGGTAGAGGCCGTAGCCCGCGAAGCCTCCGTTGAGCACCTCCTCGCCGCGGCGCAGCGCCGGGCCCTCGGCGCCCAGCGCGAGCCGCCCGGCCAGGTGCATGTGGAGGAAGGCGAGCGCACCGTCCGTCATGGACACGTCCACGAAGCGCCCGCGCCCCGTGCGCTCGCGCTCGTGCAGCGCTGCGAGGATGCCCACCAGCGCGAAGAGGCTGCCGCCGCCGATGTCCCCCAGCTGCACGCCGGGGAAGGCGGGCGCCCCACCCGCCTCGCCGCCGTAGCCCAGCACGCCGGCGCGAGCGGCGTAGTTGATGTCGTGCCCTGCGCGCAGCCGGTCCGGTCCGCTCGCGCCGTAGCCGCTGATGGCGCAGTAGATGAGTCGCGGGTGGCGCGCGCACAGGGCCTCCGCGCCCAGGCCCAGCTTGTCCATCACCCCGGGCCGGAAGCTCTCCACGAGGATGTCGTAGCGGCCCGCGAGCTCCTCGAGCACGGCGCGGCCCTCGGGGCGCTTCAGGTCCAGCGCGAGCGAGCGCTTGTTGCGGTTGAGGCCGTAGAAGAGCGCGCTCTCACCGGACTCCTGCAGCGGCGGCGAGTGGCGCAGGTAGTCGCCGCCCTGCGGGTCCTCCACCTTGTCCACCTGCGCGCCCAGGTCCGCGAGCACCAGCGTGGCGTAGGGCCCGGGCAGCAGCCGGGTGAGATCCAGGACCTTGAGCCCCTGCAGCGGCAGGCCCTGCGGCGACGAGGTGGACATGGTGGGGGCGGCTCCGGGGACGGCGGGCTCACGAAACGCACGCGGCGCGGTCCCCGGCGGGGCCGGAGAGCGCGCCGCATGCGGTGCGACGGGGAAGGCTCGCCTAGGCGAGCAGCTTGCCCAGCTTCATCGCGAGGCCCATGTCCATGGGCTTGAACTTGAGCTTGCCCTGCATCGCGGCCATCTGCGGGTTGAGCTGCTTCTGGCGCAGCTTCACGAAGTCCTGGTCGCTCACGGTGACCGTCATCTTCGGCTCGCCGTTGAGGCCGGTGCTCACCCAGTCGGAAGGCTTGGTGAGGTCCACCGTCCACTGCCCGCCCTGGTCGCCCGTCACGTTGAAGTGGACGATGGCGTTGATCTCCTTGGCCAGCTCCGGCTTGGCCTTCAGGACGTTGGGGATCTCGGTCTCGAGGATGCTCTTCGCGGTCAGGTCGGCCATGCGTTCCTCCATGCAGCGGTTGACTGATGAGTCAATACGGGGCGGACCGTAACCACCGCCCCTGCGGAGATCAAGGCGCAGCTGACGCAGTCGCGTGCGCGTCAGCGCTGCGCGGGAACGGCGGACGGCTCGAGGGAGCGGCGCACCAGCTCGAGCAGATCGTTGAGCTCGAAGGGCTTGGCGAGGTGGCCCACCGCGCCGAGGTCCGTGGCCTTGCTGCCCACGTTGCGGTCCGCGCTGAGCACGATGATGGGGATGCGGGCGATCTCGGGCGGGCGCTGGCGCATGCGCTGCGCGAACTCCCAGCCGTCCATCACCGGCATCATCAGGTCCAGGAGGATGAGCTGGGGCGCATCCGGCTCCAGCCGCTCGAGCGCCTCCTTGCCATTGCGAGCGCGACGGATCTCGAAGCCCTCGGCCTCCAGGATTTCGGAGAGCGCTTCGAGGATGTCCGGGTCATCGTCGACGACGAGCACCGTGCTGGGACGTGTCATTGAGGGAGTCGATGAGGAGGTCGAGGCGGCCAGGTGAGAGTTGCTCCGCGTGCAGCATGCGAATTGTCCCCGAGAAGGGCGACTGGCGGGTGAGAAATCGTGCCCGGGCGCCGGATGTTCTGCCCACGTTGCAAACTCAACAGGGCCTCCCCACCTTCCCCAAGGGTCGGTGTGAGCCCCAGAGGAGGCGCGCGTGTGGAGTGAGGGGGTCGGGGCCGCAGGCGGCCTCATCGCAGGGGGCGCAGGCCCCGGGGTGGCCGTGTGCTCGCCGCAGGGCGTGCCGCGCACGGTGAGCGCTCGCCTGCTCTCGCTGCTGGGCCTCTCCGCCCTCCCCTCGCAGGTGCAGGGGCTCGCGCAGCTGCTGGAGGCCGCGGGGCTGCACCGCTCCGAGGGCTCGCTCTGGGTGAGCGCGGCGCGCGCGGTGTACGCGGGCGAGGAGCTGCTCGAGGACGGCTCCCGGCTGCTCTGGGTGCTGCCGGCGGCCCCCGAGGAGGCCGGGCGGCTCGCCCGGGTGCGCTACCTCTCGCTCGCCTCGCACGACCTGCGCGGGGCGCTCGCGAACATCCGCTCCTATGCCGGGCTGCTGCTGGGGCCCCGCTACGCGCACGAGCCCCGGGTGCAGCGGGGGCTGGAGACCATCCGGCGCAACGCAGACCGCGCACTCGGCTTCGCGCAGAACTTCTTCGATGCGAGCCGCGCGGAGCTCGGCGGGCTGAGCTTCGAGCGGGAGGTGCAGCCGCTCGCTCCCCTGCTCGCCGAGGCGCTCAAGCCCCTGCAGGAGGAGGCCTCGGCGGCCGGGGTGGAGCTCTCGCTCGCGCCGGTGCCCGAGCTGCCCGACCTGCCGCTGGACGGGGGCCGGGTGCAGCACGCGGTGGAGGCCTTCATCGCGCACCACCTCACGCGCGCCCAGGCCGGCGAGCGCATCGAGGTGCGCTGCGCGCGGGACGTGACGGGCGTGCGCGTGGAGGTGCGCCGCCACGGCGTGCCCCTGGAGGCGGCCTTCGCCGCGCGCCTCTTCGAGCGCGAGGCGCGCGCCTTCGAGGAGAAGAAGCTGGAGGACCCGCTGCGCCTCTCGCTCGCGCGCCACGAGGTGGCGCTGCACGGCGGCGAGGTGGGCGCCTGGAGCGACGCGGGCGGGACCACCCTGTTCCTCACCCTCCCCTTCCAGGACCAATAAGTCCGCCCGCGACCCTGCGCCGGGCATGCAGGCGGCCTCGCGCCGCATCGCGCTGGCGGCCGGGGGGTCCCCCCGGTATGCTCGCCGCGCCTTTTCCAGGCAGCCCCCTCCCGGGCACTTCGAAGGAGCATGTTGTGATGGGCCTGAAACCGATGGAAATGTTGCTGATCTTCGCAGTGCTGATGCTCCTCTTCGGAGGCAGCCGCCTGCCGCAGCTCGGCTCGTCGCTGGGCCAGGCCATCCGCAACTTCAAGCGGGGCTTTGGCGAGGGCATGGACGAGCAGCCCGAGCAGAAGCGCGCGCCGGACGCCCTCTCCAGTACGACGGCCGCGGGCGTGGAGCGCGACGTGCGCGAGAAGCAGCAGACGCGCCAGGGCTAGTCCGCCCTCGCGGCACCCGAAGCACCCGAGGCCCGGGCCCCCGCTCAACGGCGGGACCCGGGCTTCGTGCTGTGCGCCCTACTCCACCCGCTCGTTGTCGTAGAGCGCGTCGATCGTCTTCGCGTACTTCTGCGAGCAGAACTTGCGCTTCACCTTCAGGGTCGGGGTGATCTCGCCGGACTCCTGGCTGAAGTCCGCCTCCATCACCGCGAAGCGCTTGAGGGTGTTGTAGGGCGGCTGCTCCGCGTTGACGCGGTTGAGCACGTCCTGCACCGCGGCCTGCACCTCGGGGTGCTTGGCCACCTCGGCGTAGGAGGCCGGCACGCTCACGCCCTTGTCCGCGAGCAGCTTGCGCGCGACCTCCTCGTTCACGGTGATGAGGACGACGAGGTACTTGCGCTTGTCGCCCACCACCATCGCCTGCGAGACGAGCGGGAAGGTCTTGAGCGTGTTCTCGAGGTTCTGCGGCGCCACGTTCTTGCCGCCGGCCGTGACGATGATGTCCTTCTTGCGGTCCGTGATGCGCAGGAAGTTCTCCGCATCCAGCTCGCCGATGTCACCGGTGTGGAACCAGCCGTCCGCCTCGAGCGCCTCGGCGCTGGCCTCCGGCTTCTTGTAGTAGCCCTTCATCACGCCGGGGCCGCGGATGAGGATCTCGCCATCCGGGGCGATCTTGATCTCGGTGCCCGGGAAGGGCGCGCCCACGGTGCCGATCTTGATGCGGTCGATGCGGTTCACCGTCGTGCCGGCGGCCGTCTCGGTGAGGCCGTAGCCCTCGAGCACCTTGAAGCCGAGCAGGTCGAAGAAGTAGGCGATCTTGCGCGAGAGCGGCGCGCCGCCCGAGACGAACACGCGCATCTGGCCGCCCAGCTTCTGCTCGAGCGCGGGGCGGATCTTCCCGTGGAAGACGAGCTTCTGCGCGAGCGTCCAGCCCAGGTTCGCGTACTCGCGGCCCTGGGTGCGCGCCTCCACGTACTCGTCGAAGAGGCGGAAGGCCCAGCGCGCGAGCTTGCCCTTGAGGCCGGCCTGGCTGGTGCCGTCGCTGAGCACCTTGTTGTAGACCTTCTCGAAGACGCGCGGCACCGAGGGCAGCACCGTGGGGCGCGTCTCGGCGAGGTTCGCGAGCAGCTTGTCCACCGACTCCGCGAAGATCAGCCGGTAGCCGAGGCTGAGCCACGCCGCCTTCACCACCTGCGCGAAGGAGTGCGCGAGCGGCAGGAAGAGCATCACCGAGTCGGTGGCGGTCATCAGGCCGATGGCCTTCGCGCCCTGCGCCTCGTAGGTCCAGTTGCCGTGGGTGAGGATGACGCCCTTGGGGTCACCGGTGGTGCCCGAGGTGTAGAGGAAGCAGCAGGGGTCGTCCGACTTCACCGACCCCACGCGCTGCTCGAAGGCGCCCGGGCTCGCGGCGTGCGCGGCGGCGCCCTGCTGCACCAGGTCCGCGAGCGCGAGCTCCTGGCTCCCCTGCAGCGCGCCCTCGAAGAGCACCACGCGCTGCACCGCCGGGCACTCGCCGAGGCGCTGGCGCACGCGGCTGATGCGGCCCGCCTGCTTCGCGTCGCGCTCGTCGTTGTCCACGAAGAGCACGGTCGCGCCGGAGTCGTTGAGGATGTAGCGCACCTCGTCCGGGGTGTTCGAGGCGTAGATGGGCACGGTGATGCCCTGCGCCGCGGACACCGCGAGGTCGCACACCAGCCACTGCAGGCTCGTGTTCGCGAAGATGGCGACGCGGTCTCCGGGCTTCACGCCCAGCTGCACCAGGCCCGCGGACACGGCCTTCACGTCCTCGAGGATGCGCGCCCAGGAGACGTCCTCCCAGCGCCCGCCGACCTTGTGGGTCGCCCCCGGCGTGCTCGCGCTGGCGGCGCGCTCGAGCAGCAGCTCCACCACGTTCTGCGCCCCGCGGCTGTTCGCCTGGGCGCTCAGCTGACTCTCTGCCCTCATGTGCGCTCCTCCTCGATCCCCGCCTGCTCGAAGGAAGGCCTGCCGGAGGGGTGCGTGCCCGTCCGACGGCGTCCCCATGCGCCCAACCTGCCCTCCCTGCGGCAAACTGCCAGGGAAATCAGGTGTCTATGACGGATCTAGCACGCGCTATTCGGCGCCAGCAACAGTCCTTCTGGCGCAGAAAAATGAAGCGGCACACCCCGGGTGCCGGGATGTGCCGCAGAGGACTGAGGACGGAGTGAGGAAGGGGAGAGGCGCGGGCGCAGCGCTCGGGCTGCGTCCCTCAAGCGGCGTCGGACGACGCCAGCTCCAGACCGCTCTCCTCGTCCTGGTTGAAGGCCTCCAGGTAGCGCTGGAGGAAGTGCTTCGTCTTCAGCTCCACCTGGCGCACGCGCTCGCGCGAGACGCCCCAGCGCTGGCCCAGCTCCTCGAGCGTGCGCGGCTTGTCCTGCGTGAGACGCTCTTGGAGGATGTCCCAGCCGAGGTCGCCGATGCGCTTGCGCACCTTGGCGAGCGCCTCCTGGACCTCGGTGTTCTGCTCGCGCACCAGGTACGTGTCCTGGGGCGAGGGGCCGTTGTCCTCGAGCCGGTCGAGGAACGTGGTCTCGCCGTCCTCGTCGATGGAGGCGTCGAGCGAGAAGTCGCTCATGCTGCCGCGCTCGGCCTCGCCGCCGCGCACCTGGCTGCGGTTGTCCTTGAGGTAGCGCGTGATGTACGCGCGGATCCACCACACGGCGTAGGTGGCGAAGCGCACGTTCTTCTTCGGATCGAAGTGCTCGATGGCCTTCATCAGGCCGACGTTGCCCTCCTGGATGAGGTCGTCCAACCGCGCGCCGCGATTGGCGAACTTCTTCGCCACCGCGACCACGAAGGCCAGGTTGGACTGGGCCAGGATCTGCCGGGCCGCCTCCTCGCCCTTGCGAGCGCGGCGCGCCAGATCGTACTCCTGCTCACGCGTCAGCTGCGGGCGGCCCCCGAGGTGACGCAGGTAGTGCGACAGACCCTCTGCCGCGTACTTTGTCGTGGATGCCATGAAACGCGTCCTCCCTTTCCTCAGTCGTAGCGGACGCGTCCGACATATCGGTGCGGCGCGCCCTGCCATGACTAGGACGCCTAACGAGCGGAGTGGTTTCGCATTCCGTTCGAATGCCCCATTCGACCGCCTTACCCGTGTCACAAGACGATCGGGGCCGCACCGTGCCGAGCCGGCCTGCGGGAGGCCGGGCGCGCCCTGCGACTTCAGCCCTATCCAACCGCGGAAGGCGGAAAGATCTTGCCGGGATTGAGCAGCCCGCTCGGGTCCAGCACGCCCTTGAGCCGAGCCTGCAGGCGCAGCAGCGGCTCGGACTGCTCGAGCGCGAGGTAGCCCCGCTTCGCGTAGCCCACGCCGTGCTCGCCGGTGATGGTGCCCCCCAGCTCCACGGTGAGGCGCAGCATGCGCTCGATCGCCTGCTCCACCTTCGCGCGCTCGTGCGGACCGTCGTAGAGGATGTTGGCGTGCAGGTTGCCGTCGCCCGCGTGGCCGTAGCTGGCCACGGTGAGGCCCAGCTCCGCGCCCATGGCCTTGTAGCGCTCGATGAACTCCGGGATGCGCGAGCGCGGCACCACGATGTCCTCGGAGACCTTCGCCCGCGCCAGCGTGCGCAGCGCGGGCGAGATGGCGCGCCGAGCGCCCCACAGCCGCTCGCGCTGCGACTCGTCCTGCGCCACCAGCACCTGCTGGGCGCCCAGGCCCTCGCAGAGCTCCGCGAGCTGGGCGAGCTCCGCGTAGAGCCCCTCCTCCACGCTGCCGTCCACCTCGACGATGAGCGAGGAGCCCGCGCCCTTCGGGAAGTCGAAGCCGCGCCCGTCCACCGCGCGCAGCGCCACCTCGTCGATGAGCTCCAGCGTGCGCGGGAGGATGCCCGCGGCGAGCACCGCGGACACCGCGCGCGCGGCCGCGAGCACCGAGTCGAACACCACGAGCGCCGTCTTCACGTGCCGCGGGAGCGGGATGAGCTGCAGGGTGAT
Encoded here:
- a CDS encoding RlmE family RNA methyltransferase, with the translated sequence MVGTSPDMGKPYRPKDHYFQKAKQEGFRARSAFKIDEIAKRFGILKKGAAVVDMGAAPGGFLQVIADAVGPSGRVVGVDLAAIRPFSQAYVTTAVLDVLADDFDQKLAALYDGPLDVVVSDLAPKTSGIRTTDEARSLRLAGKALDVALARGKPGSHFIAKLFMGGDFEEFRNLVRSHYEDVKIVRPEATRGASMEVYIVGLRKRPPAKAPAE
- a CDS encoding acyl-CoA dehydrogenase family protein, encoding MLNPFTEEHEAFRKSVRAVVEKELTPYALEWDRAGIFPREVFKKFGELGFLGINHDPKYGGSGLDYWYVTAFCEELSRSRNAGVNMALLVQSQMATPIINEIGSDEQKREFLAPALAGERIAALGVSEPGCGSDVASLKTTARRDGDDLVINGSKMWITNGTRADFITLAVRTGEAGYGGISLVTFPTDVKGFSVSKKLDKVGNLSSDTAILYFEDCRIPRRYILGEENEGFYHVMTNFQGERLVGALTTVAGMDRMVEDSLRYGQEREAFGRPLIKFQVWRHKFVEHLTAIEAARRLCYYAVDLFDRKQDAVKEISMAKLFAGDLAQRVAYDCQQFFGGMGYIEETPVARAWRDIRLITIGGGTSEVMKEIISKLSGF
- a CDS encoding CaiB/BaiF CoA-transferase family protein; the protein is MSTSSPQGLPLQGLKVLDLTRLLPGPYATLVLADLGAQVDKVEDPQGGDYLRHSPPLQESGESALFYGLNRNKRSLALDLKRPEGRAVLEELAGRYDILVESFRPGVMDKLGLGAEALCARHPRLIYCAISGYGASGPDRLRAGHDINYAARAGVLGYGGEAGGAPAFPGVQLGDIGGGSLFALVGILAALHERERTGRGRFVDVSMTDGALAFLHMHLAGRLALGAEGPALRRGEEVLNGGFAGYGLYRTQDGRYLSVGALEPKFFTGLLETLGCPELLADAYSGGEAGQRVKGELARRFALQPLAHWVERFRPLDLCVEPVLEGDEVLQDAQLRARGLFVEAEDPQRGKQVTHLLTPLRLGETPLRPPPGLGQHSREILREAGVSDERLRALGL
- a CDS encoding SCP2 sterol-binding domain-containing protein; translated protein: MTAKSILETEIPNVLKAKPELAKEINAIVHFNVTGDQGGQWTVDLTKPSDWVSTGLNGEPKMTVTVSDQDFVKLRQKQLNPQMAAMQGKLKFKPMDMGLAMKLGKLLA
- a CDS encoding response regulator, whose translation is MTRPSTVLVVDDDPDILEALSEILEAEGFEIRRARNGKEALERLEPDAPQLILLDLMMPVMDGWEFAQRMRQRPPEIARIPIIVLSADRNVGSKATDLGAVGHLAKPFELNDLLELVRRSLEPSAVPAQR
- a CDS encoding sensor histidine kinase KdpD; translation: MWSEGVGAAGGLIAGGAGPGVAVCSPQGVPRTVSARLLSLLGLSALPSQVQGLAQLLEAAGLHRSEGSLWVSAARAVYAGEELLEDGSRLLWVLPAAPEEAGRLARVRYLSLASHDLRGALANIRSYAGLLLGPRYAHEPRVQRGLETIRRNADRALGFAQNFFDASRAELGGLSFEREVQPLAPLLAEALKPLQEEASAAGVELSLAPVPELPDLPLDGGRVQHAVEAFIAHHLTRAQAGERIEVRCARDVTGVRVEVRRHGVPLEAAFAARLFEREARAFEEKKLEDPLRLSLARHEVALHGGEVGAWSDAGGTTLFLTLPFQDQ
- a CDS encoding twin-arginine translocase TatA/TatE family subunit — encoded protein: MLLIFAVLMLLFGGSRLPQLGSSLGQAIRNFKRGFGEGMDEQPEQKRAPDALSSTTAAGVERDVREKQQTRQG
- a CDS encoding long-chain fatty acid--CoA ligase — encoded protein: MRAESQLSAQANSRGAQNVVELLLERAASASTPGATHKVGGRWEDVSWARILEDVKAVSAGLVQLGVKPGDRVAIFANTSLQWLVCDLAVSAAQGITVPIYASNTPDEVRYILNDSGATVLFVDNDERDAKQAGRISRVRQRLGECPAVQRVVLFEGALQGSQELALADLVQQGAAAHAASPGAFEQRVGSVKSDDPCCFLYTSGTTGDPKGVILTHGNWTYEAQGAKAIGLMTATDSVMLFLPLAHSFAQVVKAAWLSLGYRLIFAESVDKLLANLAETRPTVLPSVPRVFEKVYNKVLSDGTSQAGLKGKLARWAFRLFDEYVEARTQGREYANLGWTLAQKLVFHGKIRPALEQKLGGQMRVFVSGGAPLSRKIAYFFDLLGFKVLEGYGLTETAAGTTVNRIDRIKIGTVGAPFPGTEIKIAPDGEILIRGPGVMKGYYKKPEASAEALEADGWFHTGDIGELDAENFLRITDRKKDIIVTAGGKNVAPQNLENTLKTFPLVSQAMVVGDKRKYLVVLITVNEEVARKLLADKGVSVPASYAEVAKHPEVQAAVQDVLNRVNAEQPPYNTLKRFAVMEADFSQESGEITPTLKVKRKFCSQKYAKTIDALYDNERVE
- a CDS encoding RNA polymerase sigma factor RpoD/SigA; this encodes MASTTKYAAEGLSHYLRHLGGRPQLTREQEYDLARRARKGEEAARQILAQSNLAFVVAVAKKFANRGARLDDLIQEGNVGLMKAIEHFDPKKNVRFATYAVWWIRAYITRYLKDNRSQVRGGEAERGSMSDFSLDASIDEDGETTFLDRLEDNGPSPQDTYLVREQNTEVQEALAKVRKRIGDLGWDILQERLTQDKPRTLEELGQRWGVSRERVRQVELKTKHFLQRYLEAFNQDEESGLELASSDAA
- a CDS encoding FAD-binding oxidoreductase; the protein is MSKVDPARLVELRRTLVGVLSPGQVRDDAEVRQAFAKDESDSGEFPPDLVVFPETADQVSAVFRACQASGVPFTPVGARSGKSGGCLALHGGVSVSLERMKRILRISPEDLTAVVEPGVVTGDLMKAVEAQGLFYPPDPNSWEWCTLGGNVAENAGGPRALKYGVTRDYVIGLEWVLPDGERVRVGRQTIKGVAGYDLVGLFVGSEGTLGVATEITLQLIPLPRHVKTALVVFDSVLAAARAVSAVLAAGILPRTLELIDEVALRAVDGRGFDFPKGAGSSLIVEVDGSVEEGLYAELAQLAELCEGLGAQQVLVAQDESQRERLWGARRAISPALRTLARAKVSEDIVVPRSRIPEFIERYKAMGAELGLTVASYGHAGDGNLHANILYDGPHERAKVEQAIERMLRLTVELGGTITGEHGVGYAKRGYLALEQSEPLLRLQARLKGVLDPSGLLNPGKIFPPSAVG